Proteins from a single region of Sporosarcina sp. P33:
- a CDS encoding thiazole synthase — protein MKMLQIADKKFSSRLLLGTGKYPSFDIQKQAVAVSEADILTFAVRRMDIFEASQPNFLEQLDLTRYTLLPNTAGASTAEEAVHIARLAKASGLCDMVKVEIIGCSRSLLPDPVETLRASEMLLDEGFIVLPYTSDDVVLARKLCELGVHAVMPGAAPIGSGKGILNPLNLSLIIEQSNVPVIVDAGIGSPKDAAYAMELGADGVLLNTAVSEAANPVMMAEAMKLAIEAGRLGYKAGRMPERDYGVASSPIEGLVTN, from the coding sequence ATGAAGATGTTACAAATTGCAGACAAGAAATTCTCTTCACGTTTATTATTAGGAACAGGCAAATACCCTTCATTTGACATACAAAAGCAGGCAGTGGCTGTATCGGAAGCCGATATTTTGACGTTTGCTGTTCGCAGAATGGATATTTTTGAAGCATCACAGCCGAATTTCCTGGAGCAGTTGGATTTAACGCGCTACACGCTTCTTCCGAACACGGCAGGCGCAAGCACCGCGGAAGAAGCAGTACATATTGCACGGCTGGCGAAAGCTTCCGGACTATGTGACATGGTGAAAGTGGAAATTATCGGCTGCAGCCGTTCATTGCTGCCTGATCCTGTCGAGACATTGCGCGCGTCTGAAATGTTGCTGGACGAAGGTTTTATTGTATTGCCTTATACGTCAGATGATGTGGTGCTCGCCAGAAAGCTCTGTGAATTAGGGGTCCATGCGGTTATGCCTGGTGCTGCACCAATCGGTTCGGGCAAAGGCATTTTGAATCCGCTGAATCTGTCTCTTATCATTGAACAGTCAAATGTTCCCGTCATCGTTGATGCAGGCATCGGCTCTCCGAAAGACGCGGCATACGCAATGGAACTGGGGGCTGACGGTGTATTGCTGAACACGGCAGTGTCGGAAGCGGCAAACCCTGTCATGATGGCAGAAGCAATGAAGTTGGCGATTGAAGCGGGGCGTCTCGGTTATAAGGCGGGACGCATGCCGGAACGTGATTACGGCGTCGCAAGCAGTCCAATTGAAGGACTTGTAACCAATTGA
- a CDS encoding phosphoribosylaminoimidazolesuccinocarboxamide synthase: MKLTYSGKTKDVYQLEDGHVLLKFKDDVTGEDGVFDPGANTVGLTIEGAGKSGLRMTQYFFEKLAELNVPTHYIGADLDEVTMTVKPATVFGKGLEVICRYRAVGSFLRRYGAYCEEGQVLNAFVEVTLKDDERQDPPISEDALAQLHILTHEEYATLKELTQQISEVVRSEMAEKGLELYDIKLEFGRDPERNIMLIDEISGGNMRVYKGDTYIEPMELEKILFS; encoded by the coding sequence ATGAAATTAACCTATTCTGGTAAAACGAAAGACGTCTATCAGCTGGAAGACGGCCACGTGCTATTGAAATTCAAGGATGATGTAACAGGGGAAGACGGTGTATTCGATCCGGGTGCCAACACAGTGGGACTGACGATTGAAGGAGCCGGGAAATCCGGTCTTCGCATGACGCAGTACTTTTTTGAGAAATTGGCGGAGCTGAACGTGCCTACACACTACATCGGTGCTGATCTTGATGAAGTGACGATGACAGTGAAGCCTGCTACGGTCTTTGGTAAAGGATTAGAAGTGATTTGCCGATACCGTGCGGTCGGAAGTTTCTTGCGCAGATACGGTGCGTACTGTGAAGAAGGACAAGTATTGAATGCATTTGTGGAAGTGACGCTTAAAGACGATGAACGTCAAGATCCGCCGATATCTGAAGACGCTTTGGCACAGCTACATATTTTGACGCATGAGGAATATGCGACGCTAAAAGAATTGACTCAGCAAATTTCTGAGGTAGTGCGTTCGGAGATGGCGGAAAAAGGTTTGGAACTGTATGACATCAAACTGGAATTCGGCCGGGATCCTGAAAGAAATATTATGTTGATTGATGAGATTTCGGGAGGAAATATGCGTGTTTATAAAGGCGACACGTATATCGAACCGATGGAATTAGAAAAGATATTATTTTCATAA
- the thiS gene encoding sulfur carrier protein ThiS, which produces MKKIIDLNGKSYTVVPEVETVQQLLTHLELGDRILIVEQNKEILQKDSYDAPIMDRDQIEIIHFVGGG; this is translated from the coding sequence ATGAAGAAGATCATTGATTTGAACGGAAAGTCTTATACCGTTGTGCCGGAAGTGGAAACGGTCCAGCAGCTGCTTACGCATCTGGAACTCGGTGACCGTATTTTGATAGTAGAGCAGAATAAAGAAATTTTGCAGAAAGACAGCTACGATGCACCGATCATGGACAGAGACCAAATTGAAATCATACATTTTGTAGGAGGCGGATGA
- a CDS encoding Crp/Fnr family transcriptional regulator, producing the protein MNQHQHDDPMPYYSCVSRVPLFNHLEEQQMDRIVELAHSVSHSRGATIYREGDHPQGLYILHKGRIKIYRLSENGKEQLVRILEPGDFTGELSLFDAKPHDAYAETLEPAELCIIGRDQMQKLLQEHPAISLKMLEEFSHRLAGTEQRAARIGMESAETRLALYLADLSEEQQQLTVELPMSRKDLASHIGTTPETISRKLSFFEDSGWIRQSGAKTVHILDLDKLLLV; encoded by the coding sequence ATGAATCAGCACCAGCACGATGACCCTATGCCCTACTATTCCTGCGTGTCCCGGGTGCCTCTGTTTAATCATCTGGAAGAGCAGCAGATGGACCGCATTGTAGAACTTGCACACAGCGTGTCTCACTCACGCGGTGCAACTATTTACCGGGAAGGCGACCATCCACAAGGATTATATATTTTGCATAAAGGCCGGATCAAAATTTACCGCCTGTCGGAAAACGGCAAAGAACAATTAGTGCGTATTTTAGAGCCCGGTGATTTCACAGGTGAACTGTCACTATTTGACGCCAAACCGCATGATGCTTATGCAGAAACGCTTGAGCCTGCGGAATTATGCATTATTGGACGTGATCAGATGCAGAAGCTTCTGCAAGAGCACCCTGCAATTTCATTGAAAATGCTGGAAGAGTTTTCTCATCGACTGGCAGGTACAGAACAGCGGGCCGCACGGATTGGAATGGAATCTGCCGAGACACGGCTCGCCCTGTACTTGGCAGATTTATCAGAAGAGCAGCAGCAACTGACGGTGGAACTGCCGATGAGCCGCAAAGACTTGGCTTCCCATATCGGCACGACGCCTGAAACGATCAGCCGAAAATTAAGCTTTTTTGAAGATTCGGGCTGGATCCGGCAGTCCGGCGCGAAAACTGTGCATATTCTCGATTTGGATAAGTTATTGCTAGTATAA
- a CDS encoding cation-translocating P-type ATPase, protein MNAKQTVRITSLSAILLGAAIILHFAGWHEARQITLIAATFIAGTPIAIKAWKAIRMKAFSIELLVTIAVIGALFIGEYVESAAVTFLFLFGALLEIRTMEKTRSSLKSLTDLAPLEASVWRGGEWVTIPVEEVEPGDRVIVRSGEKIPVDGPIISGTASINEAAITGESVPASKTLDDQVFSGTLIDHGYIEVLAERIGDDTAFARIIELVEEAQEAKSKTEKFLERFANIYTPSIVILSIVVYLFTRNIEMTLTFLVIACPGALVISAPVSIVAGIGNGARHGVLIKGGDVMEQLAKIDTVVFDKTGTLTKGRPGVTDIHSWNMDKDELLRLTAEAEFMSEHHLGQAIVREAKKRFIQLQHKAQNTEVIKGNGISAEVEGKQLAAGNRKLMESQGTVIHPEIEAYAAQREKAGNTAVFISVGNEIAGIISIADQIRPEAEAALAKLRKNGIKQMIMLTGDNVHTARLVGEQLGLDQVHAELLPEDKVAAVSKLKEQGYRVAMAGDGINDAPAIAAADIGLAMGEGGTDISMETADIVLMADRLDQFSHAYALSKATVRNMKQNTFFAVGTVFLLLIGVLFGKVFLASGMLIHEASVLLVILNAIRLIRYTSDKPSNRHQNEVKANESAPAR, encoded by the coding sequence ATGAATGCCAAACAAACGGTTCGTATTACGTCCCTTTCCGCGATATTACTTGGAGCCGCCATTATTCTGCACTTCGCAGGCTGGCACGAGGCCCGTCAGATTACACTGATTGCTGCCACGTTTATCGCCGGAACTCCAATCGCGATCAAGGCATGGAAAGCTATTCGCATGAAAGCTTTCAGCATTGAGCTTCTCGTCACCATTGCGGTGATCGGGGCGCTCTTCATCGGTGAATATGTAGAATCCGCCGCGGTCACTTTCCTGTTTTTATTCGGCGCACTGCTGGAAATTCGCACGATGGAGAAAACCCGCTCCTCTCTCAAATCCCTTACTGATCTGGCGCCGCTTGAAGCAAGTGTTTGGCGCGGAGGTGAATGGGTAACGATTCCAGTGGAAGAAGTGGAGCCCGGTGACCGGGTCATTGTCCGCTCAGGCGAAAAAATTCCAGTTGACGGCCCGATTATTTCAGGTACCGCATCTATTAACGAAGCAGCAATTACAGGAGAGTCGGTCCCCGCTTCTAAAACGCTGGATGATCAAGTATTCAGCGGTACATTGATCGATCATGGCTATATTGAAGTGCTGGCAGAACGCATCGGCGACGATACAGCATTCGCCCGTATTATTGAGCTGGTCGAAGAAGCGCAGGAAGCCAAATCTAAAACCGAGAAGTTTCTGGAGCGTTTCGCCAATATCTACACACCTTCCATCGTCATTCTGTCGATCGTCGTCTATCTGTTCACACGAAATATCGAAATGACACTAACATTCCTGGTTATTGCCTGTCCCGGTGCTCTCGTTATTTCCGCACCCGTCTCTATTGTGGCGGGAATTGGAAATGGGGCACGGCACGGTGTACTCATTAAAGGCGGCGACGTGATGGAGCAATTAGCCAAAATTGACACGGTCGTCTTCGACAAAACAGGCACATTGACGAAAGGACGCCCTGGCGTCACAGATATCCATAGCTGGAATATGGATAAAGATGAGCTGCTGCGCCTGACAGCGGAAGCTGAATTCATGTCAGAGCATCATTTAGGTCAGGCCATTGTCCGGGAAGCAAAGAAACGATTCATTCAATTGCAGCACAAAGCTCAAAACACAGAAGTGATCAAAGGCAATGGAATTTCCGCCGAAGTAGAAGGTAAGCAGCTTGCCGCAGGTAATCGTAAATTGATGGAATCGCAAGGTACAGTCATTCATCCGGAAATAGAGGCTTATGCAGCCCAGCGCGAAAAAGCAGGTAATACTGCCGTATTCATCAGTGTTGGAAATGAAATTGCAGGCATTATTTCTATTGCGGATCAAATTCGGCCGGAAGCAGAAGCTGCACTGGCCAAGCTCCGGAAGAACGGCATCAAGCAAATGATCATGCTGACAGGCGATAATGTGCATACCGCCCGTCTCGTCGGCGAACAGCTGGGGCTTGATCAAGTGCATGCCGAACTGTTGCCCGAAGATAAAGTGGCAGCCGTTTCAAAATTGAAAGAACAAGGTTACCGGGTTGCCATGGCAGGTGACGGTATTAACGATGCACCAGCAATTGCTGCAGCAGATATCGGACTGGCGATGGGTGAAGGCGGAACAGATATTTCCATGGAGACAGCAGACATCGTCTTGATGGCCGACCGTCTCGACCAATTCTCTCACGCCTATGCATTATCAAAAGCGACTGTAAGAAATATGAAGCAAAACACATTCTTCGCAGTCGGCACAGTATTCTTGCTGCTCATTGGTGTGCTTTTCGGTAAAGTCTTCTTGGCGTCAGGCATGCTCATCCATGAAGCAAGTGTGCTTCTGGTGATCCTGAACGCAATTCGGTTAATACGGTATACTAGTGATAAACCATCTAACCGACATCAAAATGAGGTGAAAGCGAATGAATCAGCACCAGCACGATGA
- a CDS encoding heavy-metal-associated domain-containing protein — protein MKKVVFLMEPFSCPSCIKKIEGALSRAKGVQQVKVLFHSSKIRVEFDESIIAADDLQALIENLGYPVLSKKIS, from the coding sequence ATGAAAAAAGTTGTATTTTTAATGGAGCCATTCAGTTGTCCGTCATGTATCAAAAAAATTGAAGGTGCACTATCCCGTGCGAAAGGCGTACAGCAAGTAAAGGTTTTATTCCACTCGAGTAAAATCCGAGTAGAGTTTGACGAATCCATTATCGCCGCTGATGACTTGCAGGCACTGATTGAAAATCTCGGTTACCCTGTGCTCAGCAAAAAGATTTCATAA
- a CDS encoding thiamine phosphate synthase, producing the protein MKLIGVTGDCFTNDELLKNLQQAEPYLDAVILREKSKTDEQLTDLIIRLKDRNFPLAKLIIHARPILASMLAVPRVQLTGYGLSVTDAQRDYPNISFGCSVHSLHEALQMEQNGADWLLYGHVYETASKPGLPPRGTKELFEIASACTIPVYAIGGIHPHHLTDLQRHHVAGAALLSPMRSSDALRGYRTAVEKGEIANEEDH; encoded by the coding sequence ATGAAGTTAATTGGCGTTACCGGAGACTGTTTTACGAACGATGAGCTGCTGAAGAATTTACAGCAGGCGGAGCCGTATCTTGACGCTGTGATTCTGCGCGAAAAGTCCAAGACAGATGAACAGTTGACTGATTTGATAATACGTCTGAAGGACAGGAATTTCCCGCTTGCTAAACTTATCATTCATGCCAGACCGATTTTGGCAAGTATGCTGGCTGTCCCGCGGGTTCAGCTGACTGGTTATGGACTGTCTGTCACAGATGCACAACGGGATTATCCGAATATTTCATTCGGCTGCTCGGTACATTCCCTGCATGAGGCACTGCAAATGGAGCAAAACGGGGCAGATTGGCTGCTCTATGGACATGTTTACGAGACTGCATCAAAACCCGGGCTGCCTCCGCGCGGCACGAAGGAATTATTTGAAATCGCGTCGGCGTGTACTATTCCGGTGTATGCGATCGGCGGAATCCATCCGCATCATCTGACAGATCTGCAGCGGCATCATGTGGCTGGCGCTGCATTATTATCCCCTATGCGCTCATCAGACGCATTACGGGGTTATCGGACGGCAGTTGAAAAAGGAGAGATAGCTAATGAAGAAGATCATTGA